CTTCAGAAGGAACGACGAGTCTTGTGAAAATCTCACAGTAAACGACACTGATAATGACGGTGGTGTAAGATGAGTTCGCAAAATCGAACATACACCATCCAAAAATTTCACGGTTTTTTTTCTTTTTGGCTTCCGGGTTTTTGTCTTTGGACATAGAGGGTTTCAGAATTTTCCTTGGTTGAAAGTAATTAAAGAGTTTCCCTCCCTTTCGTAAATCTGTCAAATGATTAGTTCAGGTATGGATCCTTTCGATTTAAATTCCCTCATGAGACCAAAACGGGTCTGTTTATGTCGAATGGTGACGGAAGAAGATTTAATCCGTGCCATCCATGCGGGTGCCGTAACCATGGAACAAATTAGAGAAACAACAAGAGCCTCTACCGGCTGCGGGACCTGCTCGATGCAGGTCTACCACATCCTCCAGCGCGAATTGCAGAATCTCTCCCGGAGGAAAATTTCATGAAATTATCGATTAATATGGCGATGACCTTGGATGGAAAGGTAGTTCGCCCTGATGGCCGTTGGTATGGCCTCACTTCATCAGAAGATAAAACCCAAATGGACGTCTACCGCTCCCAATCCGATGCAGTCCTCATTGGAAAAAATTCCATCTTAAATGACAATCCCATTGTCAAAATCCGTGCTGTTCCCAATGCCTTAAATCCAAGACCAGTCATCCTCGTACGCAAAGGAACCCTTCCTCCAGACAAACACGTTTTTGAAGAATCCGACCACATCCCTCTGATCATTTGCACCAAAACCAATTTAAAAGAGATCAAAACCAGTTTAGAGAATAAGGCTGAAATTTTTGCCTTGGATTCTGACGACATTGATCCCAAAAAAGTAACAGGGATCCTAAAACGAAAAGGTTATAAAAATGTTCTCCTTGAGGGTGGACCCAAACTCAATTTTTCCTTTTTAGAAGCGGACCTTGTGGACCGAATTTACCTCACCGTTGTCCCATATATCATCGGGAAAACGGGGCTTGCTGGGATTGCAGATCGGAATTCCGAACTGCCAGGTTTTGATAAACAAAACTGGATCTTAAAACAACATTTTACGAAAGGGAACGAGATCTTTCTCGTGTACGAAAAATCTTAAGAAAAATTCTAATTTTTGGATTGACCAGTTTCCGCACCATCAAATAGTTTGACATTAAACTATTTAGCAATAAGAGGTTCTATGTTTTACAAATTACTCGCAACCAATAAAGACATTACACTCACGATCCTTCGTGTGACACTCGGTCTCGTGATTTTCCCACACGGTGCACAAAAAGTTCTCGGAGCTTTCGGTGGATATGGATTTGAAGGAACGATGGGATTTTTCTCTAGCTTAGGGATCCCTTACATTTTTGGTGTTCTCGCAATTGTAGCCGAATTTTTTGGTGCGATCGGTCTGATCCTTGGACTCTTCACTCGCCTTGCAGCATTCGGAATTGCATCAACTATGGTTGTTGCGGCAGTACTTGTACACTTACCAAATGGTTTTTTTGTTAACAATAACGGATACGGATATGAATACCACATCCTC
The Leptospira bouyouniensis DNA segment above includes these coding regions:
- a CDS encoding (2Fe-2S)-binding protein: MRPKRVCLCRMVTEEDLIRAIHAGAVTMEQIRETTRASTGCGTCSMQVYHILQRELQNLSRRKIS
- a CDS encoding RibD family protein, whose amino-acid sequence is MKLSINMAMTLDGKVVRPDGRWYGLTSSEDKTQMDVYRSQSDAVLIGKNSILNDNPIVKIRAVPNALNPRPVILVRKGTLPPDKHVFEESDHIPLIICTKTNLKEIKTSLENKAEIFALDSDDIDPKKVTGILKRKGYKNVLLEGGPKLNFSFLEADLVDRIYLTVVPYIIGKTGLAGIADRNSELPGFDKQNWILKQHFTKGNEIFLVYEKS
- a CDS encoding DoxX family protein produces the protein MFYKLLATNKDITLTILRVTLGLVIFPHGAQKVLGAFGGYGFEGTMGFFSSLGIPYIFGVLAIVAEFFGAIGLILGLFTRLAAFGIASTMVVAAVLVHLPNGFFVNNNGYGYEYHILAVGIAIPLIIKGAGSFSLDDIIAHKIEG